One genomic window of Glycine max cultivar Williams 82 chromosome 16, Glycine_max_v4.0, whole genome shotgun sequence includes the following:
- the LOC100813101 gene encoding 2-carboxy-1,4-naphthoquinone phytyltransferase, chloroplastic, protein MRCSSFSEWISVNIVVERNIRSILFLVCAIICGYIYQCPPFRLSYQGLGEPLCFAAFGPFATCAFYLLHGSSSVMNHFPLSGTVLSASILVGFTTSLILFCSHFHQVEGDREVGKMSPLVRLGTKKGAEVVKGAIFMLYALLVAFGLIKALPLTCIFLCALTLPMGNLVVRFVEDNYKDKNKIFMAKYFCVRLHALFGVTLALGLVLARKSVDDPGRPPGIVLSAATSFWLPVPPKRVFDFLRDENSRNEVLWFYPLYVFSIVLSTIWQLAYFALHY, encoded by the exons ATGCGTTGTTCATCTTTCTCTGAATGGATCTCAGTCAATATTGTTGTGGAAAGAAACATACGTTCAATATTGTTTCTTGTTTGTGCAATTATTTGTGGCTATATATATCAG TGTCCACCATTTCGGTTAAGCTACCAGGGGCTGGGAGAGCCCTTGTGCTTTGCAGCATTTGGGCCTTTTGCCACTtgtgctttttatttattacatggCAGTTCAAG TGTGATGAACCATTTCCCCTTAAGTGGAACGGTTCTTTCAGCATCAATTCTTGTTGGCTTCACAACATCTCTTATCTTGTTTTGCAGTCATTTCCATCAG GTGGAAGGAGACAGGGAGGTTGGGAAAATGTCACCTTTG GTTAGACTTGGCACTAAAAAAGGTGCAGAGGTAGTGAAAGGGGCAATCTTTATGCTCTATGCTCTTTTGGTTGCTTTTGGTCTAATCAAGGCACTTCCTCTCACTTGTATA TTCCTTTGTGCATTGACCTTGCCGATGGGAAACCTAGTAGTTAGATTTGTCGAAGACAATTACAAGG acaaaaataagattttcatGGCTAAGTACTTCTGTGTGAGGCTTCATGCATTGTTTGGAGTTACACTGGCTTTAGGACTAGTGCTGGCTCGAAAGAGTGTGGATGACCCTGGAAGACCCCCTGGCATTGTTCTTAGTGCTGCCACTTCTTTTTGGCTTCCTGTTCCTCCTAAACGAGTCTTTGACTTCCTCCGTGATGAAAACTCTAGGAATGAG GTGCTTTGGTTTTACCCATTATACGTGTTTAGCATAGTTCTTAGCACAATTTGGCAATTAGCATATTTTGCTTTACACTACTAA